A window of Candidatus Jettenia caeni contains these coding sequences:
- a CDS encoding ATP-dependent DNA helicase RecG, whose amino-acid sequence MLVTQSIIKTTSQSPLNQTIQYLKGVGPKRGEILERLGIRTIRDVLYYFPRDYKDHTKIQKISKAKIGAKITIQGKVLGVHARISRNRKHIVEVFVGDGTGTIAATWFNQPFLTDKFHIEDTVFLHGKVGAYKYLQLLSPEYEIVQNEDISEKEGSIIPIYPLTEHMSQTHFRKIVEEAVRHFTGHVEEIVPKELMKKNRLIPIQDALRDIHFPKTFEHLKHAKSKLIYDELFILEIAMALRRWSIKEETGISFKAGPNVDTHIRNLIPFTLTNAQERVIHEIKNDMRSSKPMNRLLQGDVGSGKTVVAIYAILIAIANGYQAAFMAPTEILAEQHFHTLKKYLMCSHVRIRLLTGESHARYKKSDLEQVKTGQVDLVIGTHALIEETVQFRKLGLVVIDEQHKFGVVQRLKLKEKGSCPDVLIMTATPIPRTLSLTLFGDLDISILDEIPPGRSPIKTLWIPNGKEKNAYDLIRSEVAKGRQVFVVYPLVEESEVLHLKAAVTEAKRLQHDIFPNLRIGLLHGQMKSGEKDKIMTDFKEKRYDILVSTIIIEVGIDIPNATIMVIEHAERFGLAQLHQLRGRIGRGNDQSYCLLFGYPKTPISHERLKIMTKTCDGFKIAEMDFRLRGPGEFFGTRQHGLPELRISDLIRDFPILVQARKDAFEIISKDPHLASETHQKMRQKVLETFRNRLELIHIG is encoded by the coding sequence ATGTTAGTTACACAATCTATTATCAAGACAACCTCACAGTCTCCATTAAACCAAACAATACAATACCTGAAAGGTGTTGGACCAAAACGGGGTGAAATCCTTGAACGGCTGGGTATCCGCACCATTCGTGATGTACTTTACTATTTCCCGCGCGATTATAAGGATCACACGAAAATCCAAAAAATCTCCAAGGCAAAGATAGGCGCAAAGATTACTATTCAGGGCAAGGTACTCGGTGTACACGCCAGGATATCAAGAAACAGAAAACATATCGTTGAAGTCTTCGTTGGAGATGGAACAGGCACGATAGCAGCAACCTGGTTTAATCAACCTTTCCTTACCGATAAATTTCATATTGAAGATACCGTATTTTTACATGGAAAGGTAGGCGCATACAAATATCTGCAGTTATTAAGTCCGGAATATGAGATCGTTCAGAACGAAGATATCAGCGAGAAGGAAGGGAGTATTATTCCCATATATCCACTTACTGAACATATGAGTCAAACCCACTTCCGGAAGATTGTAGAAGAGGCAGTGCGCCATTTTACCGGTCATGTTGAAGAGATAGTACCCAAAGAACTCATGAAAAAAAATCGATTAATACCTATCCAGGACGCTCTAAGAGATATCCATTTTCCCAAAACATTTGAGCATTTGAAACATGCAAAATCCAAACTTATCTACGATGAGTTATTTATCCTTGAAATAGCTATGGCGCTCAGAAGGTGGAGTATAAAAGAAGAAACGGGAATCTCATTCAAAGCAGGACCTAATGTCGATACCCATATTAGAAACCTCATACCTTTCACATTAACAAATGCACAGGAGCGGGTAATCCATGAGATTAAGAATGATATGCGCAGCAGTAAACCGATGAACCGATTACTTCAGGGAGATGTAGGCTCAGGCAAAACTGTTGTGGCAATTTATGCAATCCTTATTGCCATTGCCAACGGTTACCAGGCTGCATTTATGGCCCCTACTGAAATACTGGCTGAACAGCATTTTCATACCCTTAAAAAATACCTTATGTGTTCACATGTCAGGATACGATTATTGACAGGAGAATCGCATGCCAGGTATAAAAAGAGCGATCTTGAGCAGGTCAAAACCGGGCAGGTCGATTTAGTTATTGGAACTCACGCCCTTATTGAAGAAACTGTCCAATTCAGAAAGCTAGGCCTCGTAGTAATAGACGAGCAGCATAAATTCGGTGTGGTACAACGCTTGAAACTCAAGGAAAAGGGATCTTGCCCCGATGTACTCATCATGACAGCAACCCCTATCCCTCGCACCCTTTCCCTCACTTTATTCGGTGATCTGGACATTTCAATACTGGATGAAATTCCACCAGGACGTTCTCCTATTAAGACCTTGTGGATACCCAATGGTAAAGAAAAAAATGCCTATGACCTGATCCGGAGCGAAGTTGCTAAAGGCAGGCAGGTTTTTGTTGTTTATCCCCTCGTTGAGGAATCAGAGGTTCTTCATCTGAAAGCCGCTGTAACAGAGGCAAAAAGACTGCAACATGATATATTTCCAAATCTCAGGATAGGTTTGCTTCACGGGCAAATGAAATCTGGAGAAAAGGATAAAATTATGACAGATTTCAAAGAAAAAAGGTACGACATACTCGTCTCTACAATAATCATCGAAGTCGGTATCGATATACCGAATGCAACCATAATGGTTATAGAACACGCCGAGCGCTTTGGACTCGCTCAGCTTCATCAACTCAGGGGACGCATAGGCAGGGGCAATGATCAGTCATATTGCCTGCTTTTTGGATATCCCAAAACACCGATATCACATGAGCGGCTGAAGATTATGACAAAAACCTGCGATGGATTCAAAATTGCAGAGATGGATTTCAGGCTCAGGGGGCCAGGGGAATTCTTCGGCACCCGTCAACACGGGTTGCCGGAACTCAGGATAAGTGATCTCATAAGAGACTTTCCCATACTCGTGCAGGCCCGTAAAGATGCCTTTGAAATCATTTCCAAAGATCCGCATCTTGCTTCAGAGACACATCAAAAGATGAGACAAAAAGTCCTGGAAACTTTTCGGAACAGATTGGAACTTATTCATATAGGATAG
- a CDS encoding peptide chain release factor, giving the protein MQKTFDDIECLSILAEEEQDEQVEAEVVGDIKSFTQKLEKFELRTMLGEPRDHCNAYLSIYAGAGGTEACDWVSMLFRMYSRWIEKSGYTFSLIDVLPGEEAGIKRITVLIKGDYVYGYLKSEIGVHRLVRISPFDANARRHTSFAAVDVLPEIEEEEEIEINENDLRIDTYRASGAGGQHVNKTSSAVRLTHISTGIIVQCQSERSQHQNRRMALNMLKAKLYQIKEKEKEKELSMAYDEKGEIAWGHQIRSYVLQPYSLVKDLRTNKETGNTQAVLDGEIDEFMEAYLKWKMLKIS; this is encoded by the coding sequence TTGCAAAAGACATTCGATGACATAGAATGCTTATCCATTCTCGCAGAGGAAGAACAAGACGAGCAGGTAGAAGCTGAAGTTGTTGGTGATATTAAGTCATTTACCCAAAAGCTTGAAAAGTTCGAATTGCGTACTATGCTTGGCGAGCCCCGCGACCATTGCAATGCGTATTTAAGCATTTATGCAGGAGCCGGAGGAACAGAGGCTTGTGATTGGGTGTCCATGTTATTTCGGATGTATAGCCGCTGGATTGAAAAAAGCGGATATACATTCTCTCTTATCGATGTATTACCAGGTGAAGAAGCTGGGATCAAAAGAATCACCGTCCTTATAAAAGGTGATTATGTTTATGGATATTTAAAGTCTGAAATTGGGGTGCATCGTTTAGTACGAATTTCCCCCTTTGATGCAAATGCCAGAAGGCATACATCTTTTGCCGCAGTCGATGTACTACCGGAAATTGAAGAAGAGGAAGAGATTGAGATTAATGAAAATGACTTACGGATAGATACCTATCGGGCATCCGGAGCGGGCGGTCAACATGTCAATAAAACATCATCTGCTGTCCGTCTTACGCATATATCTACTGGTATTATCGTACAATGCCAGAGTGAACGCTCGCAGCATCAGAACCGAAGGATGGCTTTAAATATGTTGAAAGCAAAATTGTATCAAATAAAAGAAAAAGAAAAAGAGAAAGAACTTTCTATGGCTTATGATGAGAAAGGAGAAATTGCATGGGGCCATCAAATCCGCTCATATGTATTGCAACCTTATTCTCTTGTTAAAGATTTGCGTACCAATAAGGAAACAGGAAATACCCAGGCCGTATTGGATGGAGAAATCGATGAATTTATGGAAGCATATTTAAAGTGGAAAATGCTAAAAATCAGTTAA
- a CDS encoding heat shock protein — translation MAREITKWSRLPSITSLQNEMNQMFDRFFGGWGSTEPLMETGMLAPPVDLSETTDKIIAKAEVPGVNPNEINIAIQNNTLLIKGEKKEEKEEKGKSFYRMERRYGSFARTIELPTSVDPDKITAEYKHGVLEITMEKKEAVKPKQISVKVG, via the coding sequence ATGGCAAGAGAAATTACAAAATGGTCACGCTTACCATCTATTACTTCACTACAGAATGAAATGAATCAGATGTTTGACCGGTTTTTTGGTGGTTGGGGTTCAACCGAACCTTTAATGGAAACCGGTATGTTGGCTCCGCCTGTTGATCTATCGGAAACAACAGATAAAATTATCGCAAAAGCAGAGGTACCAGGAGTTAACCCAAATGAAATAAATATTGCAATACAAAATAATACCCTTTTAATTAAAGGTGAGAAAAAAGAAGAGAAGGAGGAAAAGGGAAAAAGTTTCTATCGTATGGAAAGGCGCTACGGAAGTTTCGCACGTACCATTGAACTTCCCACTTCTGTGGACCCGGATAAAATAACGGCAGAGTACAAACATGGTGTGCTTGAGATTACCATGGAAAAGAAAGAAGCAGTAAAACCAAAACAGATTTCAGTAAAGGTTGGCTAA
- a CDS encoding electron transport complex, with the protein MDLILGAAITLSILGMVFGIGLAIASDKFAVKVDPRIDSINEVLPGANCGACSQPGCGGFAQAVVEGKAPVSGCTVGQAAVAKLVANIMGVKFENRERVISVVMCHARGVKDKFTYDGIQDCRAAHIVGGGFLGCDYGCLGLGTCVEACKFEAMYMGKDGLPQVIKERCTGCGKCAAVCPRKIISIVPESKMVHVRCKSLDKGAVAKKICQDSCIACKQCEKICPYDAIHVQNNLAVIDYNKCTSCGKCVEVCPNHTIINFAREQSLAAHTAALV; encoded by the coding sequence ATGGATTTAATATTAGGCGCTGCGATAACATTAAGTATATTAGGCATGGTCTTTGGAATAGGATTGGCCATTGCATCAGATAAATTCGCGGTAAAGGTCGATCCGCGCATTGATAGTATTAACGAAGTACTTCCCGGCGCAAACTGCGGGGCATGTAGTCAGCCTGGTTGTGGTGGTTTTGCCCAGGCTGTTGTGGAAGGTAAAGCTCCCGTAAGTGGCTGTACGGTGGGACAGGCTGCTGTAGCAAAACTCGTGGCAAATATCATGGGGGTAAAATTCGAAAATAGAGAACGTGTTATCTCCGTTGTGATGTGCCATGCAAGGGGTGTTAAAGATAAATTTACTTATGATGGAATTCAGGATTGCCGTGCTGCGCATATTGTAGGCGGTGGATTTCTCGGGTGCGATTATGGTTGTCTTGGTTTGGGCACGTGTGTAGAAGCCTGCAAATTCGAAGCAATGTATATGGGCAAGGATGGTCTTCCTCAGGTGATAAAGGAGCGCTGTACGGGTTGTGGAAAGTGTGCGGCGGTTTGCCCAAGAAAGATCATCAGCATAGTACCTGAATCAAAGATGGTACACGTACGATGCAAATCCCTCGATAAGGGGGCTGTTGCTAAAAAGATCTGTCAGGATTCTTGTATTGCTTGTAAGCAATGTGAAAAGATTTGTCCATACGATGCTATCCATGTCCAGAATAACCTTGCCGTAATCGATTATAATAAATGCACTTCATGCGGAAAATGTGTGGAGGTGTGTCCTAATCATACCATAATCAACTTTGCGAGAGAACAAAGCCTTGCTGCGCATACAGCAGCGTTAGTTTAG
- a CDS encoding acetolactate synthase large subunit has translation MIKTGSQILVDALIREGVEYVFGIPGGAVLPLFDVLFESPIKFILTRHEQGAGHAADGYARATGKVGVCLATSGPGATNLATAIATAYMDSIPVVAITGQVKTFLIGNDAFQEADIIGITRPITKHSYLVKDIKDLARIVKEAFYIANTGRRGPVLIDLPVDITMEKCEEIIPAEVNLPGYKPKYEGNIRQIKIAAEVINNSKRPVVYTGGGIIASDCSKELLEFSEKGNLPVTTTLMGLGGFPEDHHLSLGMLGMHGTAYANFAVTESDVLIAIGARFDDRITGKIDEFAPDAKIIHIDIDPSSISKSIEVDIPVVGDAKNILKELKKYIHFVERREWFDKIRHWKEKSPLSYNNNGNVIKPQYVIEQICDVARGNAIITTEVGQNQMWAAQFFTFTKPRTFLSSGGLGTMGYGFPAAIGAQLGCPDKIVVDIAGDGSIQMNIQELSTVVRLNIPVKIAILNNGYLGMVRQWQELFYNKRYSGVNLDGNPDFVKLAEAYGAKGFLVEKKEDVRPTIEKAFSLYGPVIMDFRVDPSENVFPMVPAGQAIHRMIGTMA, from the coding sequence ATGATTAAGACAGGTTCACAAATTTTAGTAGATGCTTTAATACGGGAAGGGGTTGAGTATGTCTTTGGAATCCCCGGTGGCGCCGTTTTGCCATTATTTGATGTATTATTTGAATCTCCCATAAAATTTATTTTAACCAGACATGAACAGGGCGCTGGTCATGCAGCAGACGGATATGCCAGAGCTACCGGTAAAGTAGGTGTTTGTCTTGCCACATCAGGGCCTGGCGCTACAAATCTGGCTACCGCTATTGCCACGGCTTACATGGATTCTATCCCTGTCGTGGCTATAACAGGACAAGTAAAAACATTTCTTATCGGGAATGATGCCTTTCAGGAAGCTGATATCATCGGTATTACCCGCCCTATAACGAAGCACAGTTATCTCGTAAAAGATATTAAAGACCTTGCAAGGATTGTAAAGGAGGCGTTTTATATAGCGAATACAGGGCGCCGGGGTCCCGTACTGATTGATTTACCTGTGGATATTACTATGGAGAAGTGCGAGGAGATAATACCAGCAGAGGTTAATTTACCAGGCTATAAGCCCAAATACGAAGGAAATATTCGCCAAATCAAGATTGCTGCTGAAGTTATCAATAATTCTAAACGACCTGTTGTCTACACAGGTGGAGGCATCATTGCCTCCGATTGCTCAAAGGAATTGCTTGAGTTCTCGGAAAAAGGAAACCTTCCGGTAACCACGACTCTTATGGGTCTCGGAGGCTTTCCTGAAGACCATCACTTATCTTTGGGGATGTTAGGAATGCACGGTACTGCTTACGCAAATTTTGCTGTAACCGAATCCGACGTTCTGATAGCGATTGGCGCACGATTTGATGACCGTATTACAGGGAAAATTGATGAATTTGCCCCCGATGCGAAAATTATTCATATTGATATTGATCCGTCATCCATTAGTAAGAGCATCGAGGTAGATATTCCGGTTGTAGGCGATGCAAAAAATATTTTGAAAGAGTTGAAAAAATATATCCATTTTGTTGAGAGAAGAGAGTGGTTTGATAAAATCAGGCATTGGAAAGAAAAAAGCCCATTATCTTACAATAATAATGGAAATGTAATCAAACCCCAATATGTAATTGAACAAATCTGTGATGTAGCCAGAGGTAACGCTATTATTACGACAGAAGTAGGGCAAAATCAGATGTGGGCGGCTCAATTTTTTACGTTTACAAAACCGCGTACTTTTCTCTCGTCTGGTGGGCTTGGTACTATGGGTTATGGTTTCCCTGCTGCTATAGGGGCTCAATTAGGGTGTCCCGATAAAATTGTGGTAGATATTGCAGGAGACGGCAGTATTCAAATGAATATTCAGGAACTCAGTACGGTTGTTCGTTTAAATATTCCTGTGAAAATAGCTATATTGAATAACGGATATCTTGGAATGGTACGGCAATGGCAGGAATTATTTTATAACAAGCGTTATTCTGGTGTTAATCTTGACGGCAATCCGGATTTCGTTAAGTTAGCAGAGGCATATGGCGCAAAAGGATTCCTGGTTGAAAAGAAGGAAGATGTCCGGCCGACGATAGAAAAAGCATTTTCTCTCTATGGTCCTGTTATTATGGATTTCAGAGTAGACCCAAGTGAGAATGTCTTCCCAATGGTGCCCGCAGGGCAAGCAATCCATAGAATGATTGGGACTATGGCTTAA
- a CDS encoding 4-diphosphocytidyl-2C-methyl-D-erythritol kinase, giving the protein MRIWKEQGKIKVAAPAKINLFLEILGKRPDGYHEIETVMQEVSLFDYIFLENHEKGIEFSCSNPRLTTGEDNLVLKAVRLLQKESGISRGVKIYLDKKIPIGAGLGGGSSDAVATLVGLNNLWQLGYDEKKLISLAGKLGSDTPFFVIGNTAICKGRGEIIIPYPLHVKYNYVIIYPKFEISTTTVYENFKINLTKNLKDVNFFLQTLLLGNPEKLGAYLHNRLEEVVFRLYPGLEKIKKTLAEIDFCGTLLSGSGSALYGLCKGGCDQKEIEQTIKMLNIGDVFVVTSDFDDTVKEREGGRL; this is encoded by the coding sequence ATGAGAATATGGAAAGAACAAGGGAAGATAAAGGTTGCTGCACCTGCAAAGATTAATCTGTTTCTTGAAATATTGGGTAAACGGCCAGACGGTTATCATGAAATCGAAACGGTTATGCAAGAAGTTAGTTTATTTGATTACATTTTTCTGGAGAATCATGAAAAAGGTATAGAATTCTCTTGTTCAAATCCCAGGCTCACTACCGGTGAAGATAATCTTGTTTTAAAAGCGGTGCGTTTACTTCAAAAAGAATCTGGAATTTCCAGAGGTGTAAAAATATATTTAGATAAAAAAATACCGATCGGTGCAGGTCTTGGCGGTGGAAGCAGTGATGCTGTAGCTACTTTGGTTGGGCTAAACAACTTATGGCAGCTTGGATATGATGAAAAAAAACTTATATCGCTAGCCGGAAAATTAGGGTCTGATACTCCCTTTTTTGTTATTGGAAATACAGCGATATGTAAAGGGAGAGGAGAGATAATTATCCCTTATCCATTGCATGTAAAATACAATTATGTAATAATTTATCCAAAGTTTGAGATAAGTACCACAACGGTTTATGAAAATTTTAAAATTAACTTGACAAAAAATTTAAAAGATGTTAATTTTTTCTTGCAGACACTACTATTAGGGAATCCGGAAAAATTAGGTGCTTATTTACATAATCGTTTAGAAGAAGTAGTTTTTAGACTTTATCCGGGGCTTGAGAAGATAAAAAAGACTTTAGCAGAGATTGATTTTTGTGGTACACTCTTATCAGGAAGCGGCTCGGCCTTATATGGTTTATGTAAAGGAGGATGTGACCAAAAGGAGATTGAACAGACAATAAAGATGCTTAATATCGGTGATGTGTTTGTGGTAACCAGCGATTTCGATGACACTGTTAAGGAGCGGGAAGGGGGAAGATTGTGA
- a CDS encoding putative methyltransferase, whose protein sequence is MPLCSVKGDKTRPILDRVKGSLFSILSHVIPGSRIIDLYAGTGAIGIEALSRGAKFCIFVEREKSAIQVIKKNLETTKLQDKAQVLQYDVFEIVRYLEENKREVDLVLASPPYPCIEKIPYMNKLFIVFSSLCNKRIIQPDGLIILQHRTMEFTIPPEASCLELFDTRVYGDTQLSFFKA, encoded by the coding sequence ATGCCCCTTTGTTCTGTAAAGGGGGATAAGACGAGACCTATACTGGATAGGGTGAAAGGCTCTCTTTTTAGTATACTTTCACATGTTATTCCAGGCAGCAGAATTATTGATCTGTATGCGGGCACAGGAGCAATCGGAATAGAGGCATTGAGCCGTGGAGCAAAGTTTTGTATTTTTGTAGAAAGAGAGAAATCAGCAATCCAGGTTATTAAGAAAAATCTTGAGACAACTAAGCTTCAAGATAAGGCACAGGTCTTACAATACGATGTGTTTGAAATTGTTCGATATCTTGAGGAAAATAAGAGAGAAGTTGACCTCGTCCTTGCCAGTCCGCCATATCCATGTATCGAAAAAATCCCCTATATGAATAAACTCTTCATCGTGTTTTCATCCTTATGTAATAAACGTATCATACAACCTGATGGTCTCATAATATTACAGCATAGAACCATGGAATTTACCATACCGCCAGAAGCTTCTTGTTTAGAACTATTCGATACCCGGGTTTATGGTGATACGCAGCTTTCATTTTTTAAAGCATAG
- a CDS encoding stage V sporulation protein gives MNITEVRVKLTEAKRNRLQAFCSITIDNDFVVRDLKVIEGHKGAFVAMPSRKLTDRCPKCGGKNHLMAQHCNDCGSKLDEKRASKGAGRLKLHADTAHPINSKCREEIQEKVLKAYNEEVEKSKKPGYKPPKYEDMEDLDYVDLDEDMEQEKTDK, from the coding sequence GTGAATATTACTGAAGTCAGAGTAAAGTTAACAGAAGCGAAGAGAAATAGATTACAGGCATTTTGTAGCATTACGATAGATAATGATTTTGTCGTAAGGGATCTAAAGGTTATCGAAGGACACAAAGGGGCGTTTGTGGCTATGCCGAGCAGAAAGCTTACGGATAGATGTCCTAAATGTGGTGGAAAAAACCATTTAATGGCACAACATTGTAACGATTGTGGTTCAAAACTTGATGAAAAACGCGCATCTAAAGGCGCGGGCAGATTAAAGTTGCATGCGGATACGGCACACCCAATAAATTCAAAATGCAGGGAAGAGATTCAGGAAAAAGTCCTTAAAGCTTATAACGAGGAGGTTGAAAAGTCTAAAAAACCCGGATATAAGCCACCAAAGTACGAGGATATGGAAGACTTAGATTATGTAGATTTGGATGAGGACATGGAACAGGAAAAAACTGATAAGTAA
- a CDS encoding glycine hydroxymethyltransferase: protein MITLKNDDPEVWRAIQDEIERQKNTIDLIASENTCSIAVQEAQGSSMTNKYAEGYAGRRWYAGCGNVDTVERLAVERAKQIFGAEHANVQPHAGSQANMAVCFSVLKPGDRMLGMDLSHGGHLTHGFKKNFSGMMYEITHYGVKKDTGYIDYDELRNIALKTKPHIIIAGASAYPRILDFPRFRKIADEVGAYFMADIAHIAGLIAGGAHPSPVPYADFVTTTTHKTLRGPRGGLILCKSKYAKKIDSVVFPGIQGGPFMHVIAAKAVAFKEAMTEEFKQCQHQTVKNARAMAQEFVKRGYNIVSGGTDNHLFLIDLRNKGITGKEAQLSLEAADIILNRNTIPFDEMGASANEPNGIRIGTPTITSRGMKEADAVKIADCIDKILSQPHDMQTKEAVRKTIRDLCSQYPLYKENACQTSK, encoded by the coding sequence ATGATTACATTAAAAAACGATGATCCGGAAGTTTGGCGCGCCATACAAGATGAAATAGAAAGACAAAAAAATACCATTGATTTAATTGCATCAGAAAACACCTGCAGTATCGCGGTACAAGAAGCACAGGGGTCATCGATGACCAATAAATACGCCGAAGGGTATGCGGGAAGACGATGGTATGCCGGATGTGGAAATGTGGATACCGTAGAACGTTTAGCAGTTGAAAGAGCAAAACAAATTTTTGGAGCTGAACATGCTAACGTACAACCTCATGCAGGTTCACAAGCTAACATGGCTGTTTGTTTCTCGGTACTAAAGCCAGGCGACCGTATGTTGGGAATGGATTTATCTCATGGCGGACATCTCACCCACGGATTTAAAAAGAATTTCTCAGGGATGATGTATGAGATAACCCATTACGGCGTAAAAAAGGACACGGGCTACATCGACTATGATGAGTTACGAAACATTGCCCTTAAAACGAAGCCTCACATAATCATTGCCGGCGCAAGCGCATATCCAAGAATACTCGACTTCCCAAGATTCAGAAAAATTGCGGATGAGGTTGGAGCTTACTTTATGGCCGATATTGCCCATATTGCCGGGCTTATCGCCGGAGGCGCTCATCCCAGTCCGGTTCCCTATGCAGATTTTGTTACCACAACAACCCATAAAACACTTCGGGGACCACGAGGCGGTTTGATCTTATGTAAATCAAAATATGCGAAAAAGATCGATTCTGTAGTTTTCCCTGGAATTCAAGGTGGACCATTCATGCACGTTATTGCAGCAAAAGCGGTTGCATTTAAAGAGGCCATGACCGAGGAGTTTAAACAATGCCAACACCAAACGGTAAAGAATGCAAGGGCAATGGCACAGGAATTTGTAAAAAGAGGATACAACATTGTATCGGGCGGAACGGATAATCATCTCTTTCTGATCGACCTCCGAAACAAGGGTATTACGGGGAAAGAAGCTCAGTTATCATTAGAAGCAGCCGATATTATCCTGAATAGAAATACGATTCCCTTTGATGAAATGGGCGCAAGTGCAAATGAACCGAACGGTATCCGTATTGGAACGCCTACGATAACCTCAAGAGGCATGAAAGAAGCTGATGCCGTGAAAATAGCGGACTGTATTGATAAAATCCTCTCACAACCCCACGATATGCAAACAAAGGAAGCTGTTCGAAAAACCATCAGAGATCTTTGTTCGCAGTATCCATTATACAAGGAAAATGCCTGCCAGACTTCGAAATAG
- a CDS encoding 4Fe-4S ferredoxin iron-sulfur binding domain protein, translated as MKSKVYFMKTEHGEDVSSHAQKISRLFDFAGFKDAIDKNDMVAVKTSFGEKGNIGHLKPPIVKAVVDKVKEYRGKPFLIETNTLYAGSRANAVDHISHAYEHGFRYENIGAPILIGDGLWGEHDVQVEINQKLCKYAYVAGIARAANVIISIAHVTGHMMAGMGATLKNIGMGLSSRGGKLAQHSGVIPQILKKRCSTCGVCGRWCPVGAIKMGERYAIIDPRICVGCGECLAVCQFDAVEISWDESTVNLQKKVAEYCLAILKGKAGKTVFFNFLTHITRHCDCMDTAYDPEIADIGIMASCDPVAIEKATTDIIQERMGTDFFKDAWPDIDYTIQIRYAQEIGLGSMEYELVVYG; from the coding sequence ATGAAGAGTAAGGTTTATTTTATGAAAACGGAACATGGTGAGGACGTTTCCTCTCATGCACAAAAGATAAGCCGGCTATTTGATTTTGCAGGATTTAAAGATGCAATTGATAAAAATGATATGGTGGCGGTGAAAACGAGTTTTGGAGAAAAAGGGAATATCGGCCACCTTAAGCCGCCTATTGTAAAGGCTGTTGTAGATAAAGTAAAAGAGTATCGTGGAAAGCCCTTTTTGATAGAAACAAACACATTGTATGCCGGCAGCCGTGCCAATGCTGTTGATCATATCTCTCATGCATATGAACATGGCTTCCGTTACGAGAATATTGGCGCTCCCATTCTTATTGGAGATGGGCTTTGGGGTGAGCATGATGTACAAGTGGAGATTAATCAGAAATTATGCAAATATGCCTATGTTGCGGGGATAGCCAGGGCAGCTAATGTTATCATCTCAATTGCTCACGTAACAGGGCATATGATGGCAGGTATGGGAGCTACGTTGAAGAATATTGGGATGGGGCTCTCATCGCGTGGCGGAAAATTGGCGCAACATTCCGGCGTTATTCCTCAAATTCTTAAAAAACGGTGTAGTACCTGTGGTGTATGTGGCAGGTGGTGTCCTGTGGGAGCAATAAAAATGGGTGAGCGCTATGCCATCATCGATCCCAGGATATGTGTTGGCTGCGGTGAGTGTCTGGCCGTATGTCAGTTTGATGCTGTGGAGATTTCCTGGGATGAGAGTACGGTTAATCTACAAAAAAAAGTAGCTGAATACTGTTTGGCCATTCTCAAGGGAAAGGCAGGGAAAACAGTCTTTTTCAATTTCCTGACACATATTACCAGGCATTGTGACTGTATGGATACAGCCTATGACCCGGAGATTGCGGATATCGGTATTATGGCATCCTGTGACCCTGTTGCTATTGAAAAGGCAACAACGGATATTATTCAGGAACGCATGGGAACGGATTTTTTCAAAGATGCCTGGCCTGATATTGATTATACCATTCAAATTCGCTATGCGCAGGAGATAGGATTGGGAAGTATGGAGTATGAACTGGTAGTTTATGGATAA